From the Rhodothermales bacterium genome, one window contains:
- a CDS encoding Ig-like domain-containing protein: MLRFIGFDGTLRVTGGGGVTVAGGTLDIESALDNAGELSVESSAMLSLEGVLANSGTLGGSGTLTVSNATLFTNTGTVAPGLSAAVAILPVGIPSGSLPFGPDGRLEVELGGLEPGTGYDRLAVGGAVALGGELALSVLDGFTPELGQTFEVLTFTSSTGDFDAYTGTSLGNGTGLAPSFTETSLVLTVVPDGNNPPIANADTASTPAGVPVLIDVLANDTDPDGDALLLAGVRPPANGTAEVADDAVRYTPSAGFAGTDSFTYTVSDGNGGADTDTVTVTVIPAPNVPPVAVDDAAAVAVNGTVLIDVLANDSDEDGDALVLEGVEPPVNGTGEVADGEVRYTPNSGFEGTDSFTYAVGDGNGGFDVATVTVVVTDLPYVLTGPEPGAQMGVDDDIEIYVGQVPVFIDNNGFAGLFGPLAFEAQPGDSLRVVAIDRGICQGLTPFYLTVVATGEQVALDSVGVNYQTGCISGPTIFYDSTFVLPSDPAGNTPPVAVADTAAVAANGSVLIDVLANDFDLDGDTLDLFDTSGPGNGTAEPEGEMVRYTPNAGFVGTDSFTYVVGDGNGGIGMGMVTVTVSSAANTPPVAVDDAAETQAAVTVFIDVLANDSDADGDTLRIEGFTLPENGTAVVAGGLFRYAPRAGFVGTDSFFYTVGDGNGGLDEATVTVTVTEGSGPVPGTCTPGLASADLAVNDVSARLYTTGSLFYDEGSGGQYLVPQASGIAPIFAAGVWIGGQVGGELRTAASTYASGVADPEFWPGPLGDDGRPVDPDDCAAFDRIYSVDRSAITAYESTGVASDDLAGWPVGLGAPAVDADGAPIAATSLDQTLDLEAGERPVLFGSRVSFWVMNDVGNVHTSSGRPPIGLEVRALAFSFDDADAALDQSTLYRYELVNKGGAPLEEARFSLFLDPDVGGALDDYVGSDPARGLGFAYNADADDDLYGSPPPAVGVDLFQGTGSFAYYSNDVGAATGDPTFGVGATYYNYMRGVWSDGTPITEGGTGYRSGGPVTPYAFPGDPEGEAFWSEVNADGAGGDTPPDDRRFVLSAPSFALAPGASQTFDFAILFATGADHLNSVTALKQASDRLQALYDTGDLYREASEEASVEVVAPPQTAAGSGFSVGVAVTGFVPTVAELRYRPVGATGYGSTPLTVSGDGYEGAIPNAAVTLRGVEYYVFLSNGARTITFPADEPETNPLRVRVGVAQQASSVMLPGDASAVTAYRMVSVPLVLDDPSPLAVFGDDYGDYGPTSWRLLRYLPLAERYAEFPDLNAAVVPGAAFWLAAYAEASGSFDVENGLSVDASEPVLLTLAPGWNQIGTPFAFPVAWDAVLGSETDGIQTPDFWDGTQYVERAVLDPWVGYFVLNGTEETVTLRVPPTEAGQTRSATRPAAKEGEEGYRLRLLAEARDRGLRDTQNLLGFADGAAEGRDRLDRAEPPPITTHLRLSAVEDGVRLGRSFRPAGTDGAAWELEVTATPDVLDAGPLAVRVALEEVGGRPDGYDVHVLDLDREVPLTLLESAFELTLSAARPVQRLRLIAGTDGFADAARGGISLAPVAFALAPAYPNPFAGTTTLAYELPEPADVTLDVFDLLGRRVAVLADGVQEAGRYTARWDGTVAGAPAANGVYVYRLRAGGFTASHKMVLLR, from the coding sequence GTGCTCCGCTTCATCGGCTTCGACGGGACGCTCCGGGTGACGGGCGGCGGCGGGGTCACGGTCGCGGGTGGGACGCTCGACATCGAGAGCGCGCTCGACAACGCCGGAGAGCTGAGCGTTGAGTCCTCCGCTATGCTAAGCCTCGAAGGGGTATTGGCGAACAGCGGCACACTCGGAGGCTCCGGCACGCTCACGGTCAGCAACGCTACGCTGTTCACAAACACCGGCACCGTCGCACCTGGACTTAGCGCTGCTGTCGCTATTCTCCCCGTCGGCATCCCATCGGGCTCGCTGCCCTTCGGCCCTGACGGAAGGTTGGAGGTCGAACTCGGCGGCCTGGAGCCGGGCACGGGCTACGACCGCCTCGCCGTCGGTGGAGCCGTCGCGCTTGGCGGCGAGCTCGCCCTCTCGGTCCTCGATGGGTTTACCCCGGAGCTGGGCCAGACCTTCGAGGTGCTGACGTTTACCTCGAGCACGGGCGATTTCGACGCCTACACCGGGACCAGCCTCGGCAACGGGACCGGCCTGGCCCCGTCATTTACCGAGACGTCGCTCGTCCTCACCGTCGTACCGGACGGCAACAATCCCCCCATCGCCAACGCTGATACGGCTTCTACGCCGGCAGGCGTCCCGGTCCTCATCGACGTGCTCGCGAATGACACCGATCCCGACGGCGATGCGCTCCTACTTGCGGGCGTGCGGCCCCCTGCGAACGGGACGGCTGAAGTCGCGGACGACGCGGTCCGCTATACGCCGAGCGCCGGGTTCGCCGGCACCGACAGCTTCACGTACACTGTCAGCGATGGGAATGGCGGAGCGGACACGGATACCGTCACCGTCACCGTTATTCCTGCGCCGAATGTGCCGCCCGTCGCCGTGGACGACGCGGCGGCCGTCGCGGTAAACGGGACCGTCCTCATCGATGTGCTCGCGAATGACAGCGATGAGGACGGCGACGCGCTCGTGCTTGAGGGCGTTGAGCCTCCCGTGAACGGGACGGGCGAAGTAGCGGACGGTGAGGTTCGGTACACGCCCAACAGCGGGTTCGAAGGCACGGACTCCTTCACCTACGCCGTAGGCGATGGGAACGGCGGCTTCGACGTGGCAACCGTCACGGTCGTGGTTACCGATTTGCCGTACGTGCTCACCGGCCCCGAGCCCGGAGCGCAGATGGGGGTGGACGACGACATCGAGATCTACGTGGGCCAGGTCCCGGTGTTCATCGACAACAACGGCTTCGCTGGGCTGTTCGGCCCCCTCGCTTTTGAGGCGCAGCCAGGAGACAGCCTCCGCGTGGTTGCGATAGACAGAGGAATATGCCAGGGCCTCACCCCTTTCTATCTGACCGTCGTCGCAACGGGAGAGCAGGTCGCGCTGGACAGCGTCGGCGTCAACTACCAGACGGGCTGCATCAGCGGCCCCACGATCTTCTACGACAGCACGTTCGTTCTGCCCTCCGACCCGGCCGGGAATACCCCGCCCGTCGCCGTGGCTGACACGGCGGCGGTGGCGGCGAATGGGTCAGTCCTCATCGACGTGCTCGCCAACGATTTCGACCTCGACGGCGACACCCTCGACCTCTTCGATACGTCGGGTCCGGGCAACGGTACCGCCGAACCCGAAGGCGAGATGGTTCGCTACACGCCGAACGCCGGCTTCGTCGGCACCGACAGCTTCACGTATGTCGTCGGTGACGGAAACGGCGGGATAGGCATGGGGATGGTGACGGTCACGGTCAGCTCCGCCGCCAACACTCCGCCCGTCGCCGTGGACGACGCAGCGGAGACGCAGGCGGCCGTGACCGTATTCATCGACGTGCTCGCCAACGACTCCGACGCCGACGGCGACACGCTACGGATCGAGGGCTTCACTTTGCCTGAGAACGGGACGGCCGTGGTGGCGGGCGGGCTGTTTCGCTACGCCCCCCGTGCCGGGTTCGTAGGCACCGACAGCTTCTTCTACACCGTGGGCGACGGGAACGGCGGGCTTGACGAGGCCACCGTCACGGTCACCGTCACGGAGGGGAGCGGCCCCGTGCCCGGCACGTGCACCCCGGGCCTCGCCTCCGCCGACCTCGCCGTCAACGACGTCAGCGCCCGGCTCTACACGACGGGAAGCCTGTTCTACGACGAGGGTTCGGGCGGGCAGTACCTCGTCCCGCAGGCGAGCGGGATCGCGCCGATCTTCGCCGCCGGCGTCTGGATCGGCGGGCAGGTCGGCGGGGAGCTGCGGACGGCCGCGTCCACGTACGCCTCCGGCGTGGCCGACCCGGAGTTCTGGCCCGGCCCGCTCGGCGACGACGGCCGCCCCGTGGACCCCGACGACTGCGCCGCCTTCGACCGGATCTACAGCGTCGACCGGAGCGCCATCACGGCGTACGAGTCCACGGGCGTCGCGAGCGACGACCTCGCGGGCTGGCCCGTCGGGCTGGGCGCCCCCGCCGTCGATGCCGACGGCGCCCCCATCGCCGCGACGAGCCTCGACCAGACGCTCGACCTGGAGGCGGGGGAGCGGCCCGTGCTCTTCGGCAGCCGGGTCTCGTTCTGGGTGATGAACGATGTCGGGAACGTGCACACCTCGTCGGGCCGGCCGCCCATCGGGCTGGAGGTCCGCGCGCTGGCGTTCTCCTTCGACGATGCCGACGCCGCCCTCGATCAGTCCACGCTCTACCGCTACGAGCTCGTGAACAAAGGCGGCGCACCGCTCGAGGAGGCCCGCTTCAGCCTCTTCCTCGACCCCGACGTCGGCGGCGCGCTCGACGACTACGTGGGGAGCGACCCGGCGCGCGGGCTCGGCTTCGCTTACAACGCCGACGCCGACGACGACCTGTACGGCTCGCCCCCGCCCGCCGTCGGCGTGGACCTCTTCCAGGGGACGGGTTCCTTCGCGTACTACAGCAACGACGTCGGCGCGGCGACGGGGGACCCGACGTTCGGCGTGGGCGCGACGTACTACAACTACATGCGCGGGGTCTGGAGCGACGGCACGCCCATCACCGAGGGCGGCACGGGCTATCGCTCCGGCGGCCCCGTGACTCCGTACGCCTTCCCCGGCGACCCCGAGGGCGAGGCGTTCTGGAGCGAGGTCAACGCCGACGGTGCAGGCGGTGACACCCCGCCCGACGACCGGCGGTTCGTGCTCTCCGCCCCGTCGTTCGCCCTTGCCCCCGGTGCCTCGCAGACGTTCGACTTCGCGATCCTCTTCGCGACGGGCGCCGACCACCTCAACAGCGTCACGGCGCTGAAGCAAGCGTCGGACCGGCTCCAGGCCCTCTACGACACGGGCGACCTCTACCGGGAGGCGAGCGAGGAGGCGAGCGTAGAGGTGGTCGCGCCGCCCCAGACCGCGGCCGGGAGTGGGTTCTCCGTCGGCGTGGCCGTCACAGGGTTCGTCCCCACGGTGGCCGAGCTGCGGTACCGCCCCGTCGGGGCGACGGGGTACGGGAGCACGCCGCTCACCGTGAGCGGCGACGGGTACGAGGGCGCCATCCCGAACGCGGCCGTCACCCTCCGCGGTGTCGAGTACTACGTGTTCCTCTCGAATGGGGCGCGGACGATCACCTTCCCCGCCGACGAGCCCGAGACGAACCCGCTCCGCGTCCGCGTCGGCGTCGCGCAGCAGGCGTCGAGCGTCATGCTGCCGGGCGATGCCAGCGCCGTCACCGCCTACCGTATGGTGTCGGTGCCGCTTGTGCTCGACGACCCCTCGCCCCTTGCCGTCTTCGGCGACGATTACGGCGACTACGGCCCGACCTCGTGGCGGCTCCTGCGCTACCTCCCCCTCGCCGAGCGCTACGCCGAGTTCCCCGATCTCAACGCTGCCGTCGTGCCCGGTGCCGCCTTCTGGCTCGCCGCCTACGCCGAGGCGTCGGGATCCTTCGACGTCGAGAACGGGCTCTCGGTCGATGCCTCCGAACCGGTGCTCCTCACGCTCGCGCCGGGGTGGAACCAGATCGGTACCCCCTTCGCGTTCCCCGTCGCGTGGGACGCCGTGCTCGGGAGCGAAACCGATGGCATTCAGACGCCCGACTTTTGGGACGGGACGCAGTACGTAGAACGAGCCGTGCTCGACCCGTGGGTAGGCTACTTCGTGCTCAACGGCACGGAGGAGACCGTCACGCTTCGGGTGCCGCCGACCGAGGCGGGCCAGACGCGCTCGGCGACGCGGCCCGCAGCGAAAGAGGGCGAGGAGGGCTACCGCCTCCGCCTCCTCGCCGAAGCGCGGGACCGCGGCCTCCGGGATACGCAGAACCTGCTCGGCTTCGCCGACGGTGCGGCCGAGGGACGTGACCGCCTCGACCGCGCCGAGCCGCCGCCGATCACGACGCACCTCCGGCTGAGCGCCGTCGAGGACGGCGTTCGCCTCGGCCGCAGCTTCCGCCCCGCCGGCACCGACGGCGCCGCCTGGGAACTCGAAGTCACCGCCACGCCGGATGTGCTCGACGCCGGGCCGCTCGCGGTCCGCGTCGCGCTCGAAGAAGTCGGCGGGCGGCCGGACGGCTACGACGTGCACGTGCTCGACCTCGACCGCGAGGTGCCGCTGACGCTGCTCGAAAGCGCCTTCGAGCTCACGCTCAGCGCCGCGCGCCCGGTGCAGCGGCTCCGCCTCATCGCCGGGACCGACGGCTTCGCCGACGCCGCACGGGGGGGCATCTCCCTCGCCCCCGTCGCCTTCGCCCTCGCCCCGGCCTACCCCAACCCGTTCGCTGGCACGACCACGCTCGCCTACGAGCTCCCCGAGCCGGCCGACGTCACGCTCGACGTGTTCGACCTCCTCGGCCGCCGCGTGGCCGTCCTCGCCGACGGGGTGCAGGAGGCGGGGCGCTACACCGCGAGGTGGGACGGGACGGTGGCGGGGGCACCCGCGGCGAACGGGGTGTACGTCTACCGGCTCCGCGCCGGGGGCTTCACCGCCTCGCACAAGATGGTCCTCCTCCGCTAG